In Bacillus sp. S3, the sequence GCATGTTAATCGGTGGTTCAGTTTCCCAACATATTAAAGTTCCAACCGGCAATCCATTTTTTGATAATGGACATGGAAGCGGATGCGGCGGCGGGGGCAGCTGCGGATGCGGTTAAATAAAGATCAGCGTTAAGCTGATTTTTTTGTATTCTAAAATTAAAAAATTTTAAATTGAAATAAAACGTTTTAATATGCTAGACTTATGTAAAATGCTGGTTTTGTTGAAGGGGAAAAATGTATGTTTGTACAAAGACAAGGATTAGTTGTTTGGCTGTACTCGTTAAAGCAAGCAAAAATGTTAAGACGCTTTGGAAATGTTCATTATGTTTCAAAAAAGCTGAAATATGTCGTCTTGTATTGTAATCAAGAAGATGTTGAGGGAATCATGGAAAAGTTAAATTCTTTTTCATTTGTTAAGAAGGTAGAGCCTTCATATAAACCATTCTTACGGATGGAATATGAAAATTCTGCTCCGGATAAAGCAAAGGAATATGATTATAAAATGGGAATTTAAAGGGTGAGGGAATGGATCCTCACCTTTTATGTTTTTAAAAAAAGGCTTTGTTAAAGGTGAATGTTGATTTTACACACCTGTTGATTGGAGCGTAAGGTGCGAGACTCCTGCGGGCAGCGGGACAGGAGAGACCCACAGGCGCTTTTGCGCCAAGGAGGCTTACCGCCCGCCCCGCGGAAAGCGAGCATCCTGAAGCGCAAATCAACAGCCAAGTTTAACACAGCCTAAAAAAAACCCTGCAGAAAATTCTGCAGGGTCCTTCTACATCCTCATAAAGGATAGAAGGCAAAGGGAGAGGAGAAACCGGAGGAAGAACTTATGGGGAAACGTAAGTCTTCTCCGCGGTTGGCAACAACATCCTCGAATTGATGTTGTTACTTACATTATTTCCACAACTCAAAAGCTTATACGTCTTTTTAATAATTTTTAGAACAGATTGTCTACAATTTATTAATTATGGTAGGATGGATAAAGAAAATTGATTTTGAAAAATGTGGTGATATGTCCATGAGAGTGGTCTCAGGTATATGTAAGGGAAGACCTCTTAAAGCTGTTCCGGGAAATTCGACACGTCCGACGACAGATAAAGTTAAGGAAGCTTTATTTAATATGATTGGTCCTTATTTTGATGGCGGAATTGGTTTGGATCTTTTTGCAGGCAGTGGCGGGTTGGGCCTGGAGGCGCTAAGCAGAGGTTTTGAGAAGGTTATTTTTATTGATCGTGATGCTAAGGCCATCCAAGTGATTCATGAAAATATTAAAGCTTGTAAATTTGAGGAGAAAACGGAAGTGTATCGTAATGATGCAGACCGGGCAGTAAAAGCACTCATCAAAAGGGCAATCCGTTTTGATTATATATTTTTAGATCCGCCCTACAAGAAACAACAGCTTGTTAGTTTAATGGAAAAAATGGATCAGCAAGATTTAGTAAAAACAAATGGCATTGTTGTGTGTGAGCATGGCCATGATGTGGATTTACCAAAAACGGTGGGACGGTTTACAGAAATTAAACACGAACAATATGGGATAATTGCGGTAACAATTTATGTGAGGAACAGAGAATTAGGGGGAGTAAAACGTGGCAAGTATAGCCGTTTGTCCAGGGAGCTTTGATCCAATTACATATGGCCATTTAGATATTATTAGAAGAGGGGCTAAGGTATTTGACCGGGTGTATGTAAGTGTGATGAATAATTCAGCAAAAAACCCGTTATTTAGTGTCGAGGAGCGAATACATCTTATTGAGGCAGTCACAAAAGATCTGCCAAATGTAAAGGTGGATGAACATTCGGGTTTACTTGTTGATTATGCGAAAGCTGTTAATGCCAATGCCATCATCCGCGGCTTGCGGGCGGTTTCAGATTTTGAATATGAAATGCAAATTACCTCGATGAACAGGGTGCTGAATGAAAATATCGAAACTTTTTTTATCATGACAAACAATCAATATTCTTTTCTAAGCTCAAGCATCGTGAAAGAAGTAGCGAAGTATAATGGAGATATTTCATCACTTGTCCCACCTATAGTTGAAAAAGAATTACATAAAAAATTTAAACGATAAAAGAGCTGGGCTATTGCCTAGCTCTTTTTGAGCCGTGAAAATAAGAGCAAAACATACACAAAAAGCGAGACAATCGTTATGAGGGGTCCTAACTCAATCAGTTGATGATAGAACTGATTTGCCCAGGAACCATCTTCAAAAAAACCGACCGGCATGGCGTTTGAGGGCTGCTCTTTACTATTAAAATGTAGATAGATGGGTTTCCATAGAATAAGTACAAAAATACTTGCAAAAATACCATGGATGATTCTTGCAATAAAAAAAGGCTGAAATCTAATATCCGTTTGCGCTAAGATACTGGCTACCTGTGCTTGGACACTGAAACCGCTAAAACCCAGGATAAAGCTTGTAATCATTGCTTTTTGCAAAAGGGTAGCATCTTGGACTTGGCTGGTTAATTGGCTGCCCAAAGTGATTTCAAATAATCCTGAAATAAATGGAATACTTAACATGTCAGGGAATGTCAGGGCTTTAAGGAGCACCTCAACTAATTTGGCCAGAGTTGCAGTAATATGTAAATGATAGAGCAATTTATTAATTACCGAGAATACAATAATGAAGCCTCCAACCATTAACAGGGTTTGGATTGATGAATTAACTGCATCACCTAATAGTTTGCCGATTGGCCGATTATCCTTTAGTCTTGTTTGATGCAGGGCAGATAAGGCGGATCTGATTTTGAATTTTTTCTTTTTTTCACTACCCTCATCGGGGGAGTCCTTTCCATAGAAGCGCATGATGATACCAACACAGATATTTCCTAAATAATGGGCAAGCGCAAGGAGAATCCCTAAATCGGCATTATAAAAGAAGCCCACCGATACAGCGCCAAAGATAAACAAGGGATTTGAGGAATTTGTAAATGAAACCAGCCTTTCCGCTTCAGTTCGTGTTAATTGACCTTCCTGGCGTAGTCGTGCAGTGAATTTCGCGCCTGCGGGGAAACCTGAGGCCATTCCCATTGCCCATACAAAGCCGCCTACACCAGGGACTTTAAATAGCGGTCTCATGAAGGGTTCTAACAAAACGCCAATAAACTTGACGACGCCAAAGCCAATTAACATTTCTGAGACAATAAAAAAGGGTAACAGGGAAGGAAAAACGATTTCCCACCACATATTCAGGCCGCGGATAGACGCTTCAAATGACTCTTGTGGATAAGAAATTAGCGAGGCTGCTAAAATCGTAACAGAAACGGATAAAAAAATCGTTTTTAGTCTTGACCGAAACACTGAAGGGTCCTCCTTCCAAACAGATTACTCAAGCTGTTCAAAACAATATTATCAATGCTAAAATAGAGAATATTCATACGTAAATGTGTGATTACTTGTCCTCATATATCTCAAATATACTCATATAACGTTAAATTAGACCATAAGATTGAACGAGATTTGTATTCGGTGAAAAATAGGAGGTCAACTTTTATGGAGCACCCTAAAATAGGCTTGGCACTTGGTTCTGGCGGTGCACGCGGGTTTGCTCATTTAGGGGTCATTATGGCATTAACAGAAGCCGGAATTCCGATTCATTTAATCGCTGGCAGCAGTATGGGGGCACTCGTAGCCAGTTTTTATGGAGCTGGCATTGACTTGGACCGATTATATAAATTATCGACTGCCTTTAAAAGAAAATACTTTCTCGATTTTACCGTTCCCAAAATGGGCTTTATTGCAGGTAAGAAAATTAAAGAGTTTATAAAGGTTTTTACCCATGGAAAAAACATAGAGGAGCTATCCCTGCCAATTAGTATCGTGGCAACGGATTTATTGACAGGTGAAAAAGTCATTTTTCAAAAAGGGCCGGTTGCTGAGGCTGTTAGAGCAAGCATCTCGATTCCCGGGATTTTTGTCCCTGAGAGATATAATGGAAGAATTTTAGTAGATGGCGGGGTTGCAGATCGTGTTCCGATATCGGTAGCAAAAGATATGGGTGCAGATATTGTCATTGCAGTGGATGTGTCAAGGGTAAAACGGAACGCAGAAATAACCACCATTTATGATGTCATTATGCAGAGTATTGATATCATGCAATCAGAAATCATTAACAGCAGAGAAATTGCAGCTGATGTTATGATCCGTCCCCCAGTTGAAATGTATAGCTCAAGAGCCTTCACCCATCATGAAGAGATTATCAATATCGGAAAGGAAGAAACAAAGAAACAATTACAGCAAATTGAAACCGTTATTGAACAGTGGAAGGGGAAACATTAAAGATGCGAAAAAAAATATATATAGGATCCATATTATTGACAGCCTTGATCTTGATTGGCGGAATGTACTATTCCTTGCCCTTCTATGTTTCAAAACCGGGAATGGCCAAAGAGCTCGGGCCCATCATAACGGTTGAAGGCGGATATAAGGATGAGGGAAACTTCATGCTGACTACTGTTAGAATGGGTAGAGCGAATATCTATTCCTATTTGGAGGCAAAGCTGCTGAAGTATGAAGAGATTTATCCGTTGGAAATGATTTTATACAAAAAGGAAACAGAGGAGGAGTATAATGCAAGACAGCTTCACTTGATGGCGGGCTCAAAACTAAATGCGATAGATGTTGCCTATCGGAAAGCAGGCTTGTCTGTTGATTACAAATATAAGGGCATCTATGTCGTCCAGGTAGTTCCAGGAATGCCGGCAGAAGGAAAGCTTCGGGCAGGTGACCGCATTTTTAAGGTAGATGGACATCAATTCCCTTCCTCGGAGAAATTTATTGAATATGTTGGCAAAAAACAAGTAGGGGAAAAAGTCACATTAACGTATGCAAGAAATAAAAAAACGGACGATGTTACCTTAAGTCTGCAGCCATTTAAAAGTGATCCCGGCAAAATTGGGATTGGAATTTCACTAGTGGACGATAAAGAGATTATCGTGGATCCAAAGGTAAAGGTCAAGACCGACGAAATTGGCGGTCCATCAGCCGGACTAATGTTTTCTTTGGAGATTTATAACCAATTAACACATGAAGATTTAACTAGAGGCTACCAAATTGCTGGAACGGGAACGATCGATGAAAAGGGGCTTGTCGGTCCAATTGGCGGGATTGAACAAAAAATTGTCGCTGCAGATAAGGCAGGTGCGGACATCTTCTTGGCACCTAATGAAAATGGGGCGAAAAATTCAAACTTCCGTGCTGCTGTAAAAACTGCCCATGATATTCATACAAACATGAAAATCGTACCGATTGATACATTTGATGAAGCGGTGGACTATTTAGAAAAATTAAATGAAAAATAAAAAGATGGTGCGGATGCATCATCTTTTTATTCTGCAAAAATAGGAACCTGCTTGTATTCCTGTTTGATCATTTCATTTTTCATACGATTAGGGATACCAAGAGAGTAGATACGAGCTGCTTTAACATCAAGCATTATTTCATCATTCTTAAAAGAAGAAAGTTTAGCAATCAGAGGAAGGCCAAAGTCTTTTTTTCTCTTATTCAAGTATTCCTTTCCGTTGGCACTCATGCCTAAAAGCCTTAGGTAGGAGGCTGTTTCTGAAAAGCTTTGGATTTCTGCTTTTTTTGTATTCGTTAATATATGAACACACAATCGTTGAAGTCTCGTCCAAGTATAACGTTTTGTTTTTATCTTTTGCATAAATTCTTGAAAGCTGGTGGACTCTATTGCTGAAGCCAGTATTCTATTTTCAAGTCCTTCTTCTACCTCATAGATCTCCCTTAGCTCACCAGGCGAGCAATGGAGAAGACGAAATTGCAAATAGCCCCAATAATTTTCCCATTGATGAAAAACATGATAATAATGGAGGTATTCGTGTAATAATTGTTTCGTATGTTCAGGGACAAATTGGTCAATTTTCGTTTTTTCGTCCTCGCTAGTGAAAATGGCCTTTCGGATACTCGTGGCACTCGCGATGGTTTCTGAGGAAAAATGTTCATCATGATAGCCGGCACTTTTTCGTGCCACGGTTATAGGTTTAATCCCGCTTTTTTGCCGGCTGATTGCTTTTATGTATTCAATGCCAAGAATATTATTTGGTTTTGCTAAATCTAAATATTTATCTGAATCTTCCAATTGCTGAAATGCGAGGGACACTGCTTTCGGATAGCTTACACCTGTATGGATAAATTGATGAATAAGTTTCTCATATGCTTCTTGCTCCCCGTTTAAGAAATCAATTGTCTGTGTAAAATCAGATATATCTCCGCTCTCACTTCCGAAGCAAAGTGATTCACAGCAAGCAGCATCCAGTATGGACACAGCTCCGGCTGCAAAGATTTCTGCCTTTTGAACAGCGAAGCGGTAGGGCAGTTCAAAGACGAGATCGACTCCATTAAGCAAAGCCATTTTCGTCCGGTACCATTTAGATACAAGGGCAGGTTCCCCTCTTTGCAAAAAATTCCCGCTCATGACGGCAATGACAACATCGGCATCTGCCGCTTCTATTGCAGCTTGTAAATGATAGGCATGCCCGTTGTGAAAAGGGTTGTATTCAACAATTACGCCAACTGCTTTCATGTTCAATCTCCTTTTAAAAGGTTTATTTTTAACAAGTATAGCAAAAATGTAAGGAAACCAATCAAATATTATGATAAGATGTTGTAGATGTTTGTAAAGAACGTATCTGGATACACTAGTATGGAAAAACACTTTTTAGCGGAATTCTATTAAGTGAAACAACACAAATATGGTGTAAAGAAAAAACATTGACAAAAATATTTTCGAAGGCTATAATTACCTTTGTTGCCTTGGGGTGATTCAATTGAAATGGACATTAAGCCAGTTACAAAAATATCGAAACAAGGATTTTTTGATTGATGAGACGGTTCGTGTGGACGAGATCAAACAAGACGATCCCACCATTCGTGAAGTTTCTCCGATGCATATTACCGGTCGGGGAGATATCGATTCAACGAAAGTGACATTCCATTTAAAAATCGAAGGTCATTTAATCCTTCCTTGTTCTCGTACTTTAGTGGATGTAAAACTTCCAATTAATGTCGAAACAACTGAAACTTTCCTCTTGCATGGGTCAGTTTATGAAACTGATGAGGAAGCACATCAGGTAAAAGGCGATGTGATTGATTGTTTCCCAATCATTCGCGAAATTCTTTTACTTGAAGTTCCAATGCAAGTGTTTTGTGAAGATGTCGAGTCCGATGGAGCTGCACCGCAATCCGGCAAGGACTGGGAAGTTCTTCATGAAGAAGAACAATCGAAAAAGATTGATCCGCGACTCGCAGGGCTTGCAAAGTTTTTTGACGAAAACAATTCTTCCGATTCATAATCGGCAAATCTAAGAAGCAAAGTGAAGAACCAGTTCTCCTGGCCTTCATTACTTTCTTAATACTCTTTAAGGAGGTGGGAAGAATGGCTGTACCTTTTAGAAGGACTTCTAAAACTGCAAAAAGAAAGCGTCGTACTCATTTTAAATTAAACGTACCTGGTATGGTAAGTTGCCCAAACTGTGGTGAAATGAAACTTGCTCACCGCGTATGTAAAGCTTGCGGAACATACAAAGGAAAAGACGTTGTTAACGACTAATTTCCATTAGGATAGAAAGCACAAGGAGCTATTTAGCCCTTGTGCTTTTGTCGTTTCTATACATACTAGCAATCCCGGCATTGAAAACTAGCCAAAGAAAGGGCGAGGAAAATTGTCATACCGCATTGTTAAACAGGAAAAAGGGTACTTATTATTTACCATTTCTAGGATTGATAAAAGGAATGCCATTAATTATGAGATAATGGAGGGATTAAAAGAAGCAGTAAGAATAGCTTCTGAATCAGATATAAAGGCATTGATTATTACTGGAGAAGGAAGCCAAGCTTTTTGTTCTGGAGGCGATTTATCCACTTTTCATCTTCTTCATACGAAGGAGGAAGCCTATCCTATGCTTTCTATGATGGCTAATATTCTATATACGCTCTTAACTTTACCTATTCCGACAATTGCTCTTATAAACGGAACAGCAGTTGGGGGCGGCTGTGAGCTGGCAGCTGCCTGCGATTTTCGACTTGCACGAAAAGGAATTAAGGCAGGTTTTGTTCAGGGGAAGCAGGCCATTACCACAGGCTGGGGGGGAGGCTCTATCCTAGCGGAAAAACTTCCAGCTGCAAGTGCAATGAAAATGTTAATGGAAGCAGAACTGCAAACTGCCGATGAATTAAAAAATACTGGATTTATTCATACTCTTTTTGAAAATGACCCTCTGGACGCCTGTGAAGCTTTTATTGAAAAAATATTAATAAAGGATATAAACGTACTCCAATCCTATAAAAAAATTTGGATTAGGAAATGGGAAGCAACCTTACTGCGTGAAAGAATAGAGGAAGAGGTCAAAAATTGCGCATGGCTTTGGGAAAGCGATGCACACCATGAATATGTCAGGTCCTTTATAAATAAAAAACTTTGAATAAAAATAAAAAGACAACTCTTTCACAGTCTATCTTTTCTAGTAGATGCATATGTATTATAAAAACACTAGGAGGGGGATGGACTGATGTCACCAACCAGACAAGATGCATGGTCCCAAGATGAGGATTTATTGCTTGCTGAAGTTGTACTTAGGCATATCCGTGAAGGCGGAACACAACTGCAGGCATTTGAGGAGGTTGGCAAACAGCTCTCGAGAACGTCAGCAGCCTGTGGTTTCCGCTGGAACTCATATGTGCGAAAGCAATATAAATCAGGCATAGAACTTGCTAAGAAACAGCGTAAGGAGTTAAAGAAACATGATGCTCCTGCTGAGAGAGAGCCAAGTCAAGAGCCTGCTAAAGTAGACTTTGTACAATCACCGCCCGGTTGTGAACAGGGAACCACAATCACCTTTCCTGCCGTTATGCACTATTTAGAAGGACTCCATCAACAAGCTGAAGCTTCATCTAGTTTTGAAGAGGACAGAAAGCAATCCTCTGAAAAAATTAAAGAATTGGAGAAGAAAACATACTATTTAGCCGCAGAAAATGAAAGACTGTCAAAAAATTTAAAAGCCATTGAAGAAGACTACCGTTCGTTAATTGAAATTATGGAAAGAGCCAGAAAAATGGTTGTCCTTCAAGACGAGGATCGGCAGCAAAAGGTCAAATTTCAAATGGATAAGAACGGCAATCTTGAAAGAGTGGAAAAATAGAAAAAGCGGACATTTTGTCCGCTTTTTCTTATATGTGTTGTGCTTCGACGCCTTCTGGATACCAGACAAGTGGATTTTCTCCACGGTCACGCTCCATATCATAATCAACATTGCTAAACCCTAATTTTTCCCAAAAACCACTTGATTGGACTCTAGGGTTTGTTTTAATTGGCAGCCCGAAACTTTTAGCAAACGAGACAAGGGCTTTACCGAAGCCTTTCCCTTGATAATCAGGGAGTACTTCCAGTTTCCATAATTCTAAATAGTTTTGTGGCGGAAAGAAATAACGGTCGAATTTCGCATCAATCTGATATAAACTCATGCGTGCTACTAATTTGTCCCCAAAATAAATGCCGTAGAAAGGTGATTCACTATCATTATCAATCATATTTGCTTCAAGGTCTTCAAACATCGATAACTCTTGAATTCCATATTCCTTAAATTTTTTAAATTCTTCTAGTGTTTTAAAATTTACTTTTAGTTTTTCCACTTTTATCGCCATAGTTAAACCTCCTAAAAAGTTACCATCTTAATTTTGCAAATATTCATTTGGTTTTTGAAAACACACAATGAAATTTTTTTATTATTCAAATGAATTACGTTCATTATATAACAAATTCACAAAAAATTCTTCAAATAACTTTAGGAAGCGTTTTCAAAAATTGCAGGAAATTCAGAGAATGATGTAGAAAAATAAAAGGGATGGAACAAAAGGGATACGAAAGGGGAAAAAATGTGCAAAAAATATTAATCGCCAATCGGGGAGAAATTGCCCTTCGGATTATTAAAACCTGTCAGGAGATGGGGATTGAAACAGTTGCTATCTATTCCAAAGCCGATCAGGAAATGCCTTTTGTTAAAGCTGCCACAAAGGCTGTTTGTGTTGGAGAACCGCCTGTAAACAAATCCTATTTACAAAGTGATAAAATTCTGGAAATCGCAAAAAGTGAAAAAGTGGATGCCATTCATCCCGGCTATGGCTTTTTATCCGAAAATGCAGCATTTGCTAAAGAGGCAATCAATGAAGGAATTATATTTATTGGACCGAAGCCAGAAACGATTGAATTAATGGGAGACAAAATCGTGTCTCGCCGGACCATGGAGAAGGCTGGTGTCCCAGTTGTGCCCGGAAGTGTGAATGGTGTAAAGACGATTGCAGAAGCGTGCAGTCTTGCAGAGGCGATCGGATATCCCATCATGCTTAAGGCAAGCGGCGGGGGCGGGGGAATAGGCATGGTGCTAGTAGAAAATGAGCAAGCGCTCGTTAAGTTTTATGATTCAACTAAGTCGAGAGCGATGGCCTATTTCGGTTCAGATGAGGTTTTTATTGAAAAATATATTGCGGATGCCAGACATATTGAGGTTCAGGTGTTTGGGGACAGCGCTGGAAACATCGTCCATCTATTTGAACGGGATTGTTCCATACAAAGAAGGCACCAAAAGGTTGTCGAGGAATCACCATCCCCTTTTCTATCCGAGACAGTCCGGCATAAAATGTATGAAACAGCTGTGAAAGCAGCACATGCTGTGGAATATACAAATGCTGGAACGATTGAATTCATTGTCGATGAAAATGAGAATTTTTACTTTCTCGAAATGAATACCCGGCTTCAAGTCGAACACCCTGTGACAGAAATGATTACCGGCCTGGATTTAGTTAAATGGCAAATTCTTGTGGCACGAGGTGAGAAATTACCTTTATTGCAACCTGAGATTGCCTCATCAGGGAACGCAATCGAATTTAGGCTTTATGCGGAAGACCCTGTTCGCTTTTTGCCATCCCCGGGAAAAATCACGAAGCTCAAATGGAATCAAAAAGAAGAAGTGAGAATTGACTCCGGATATGAAGAAGGCGGAACGGTGACACCATTTTACGATCCGATGATTGCCAAATGTATTTTTCATGGTGACACACGGAAGCAAGCATTAGCCGCCGCAGAAAATTTCTTTAATGAGATAGAAATTGAGGGGATTAAAACGAATGCCCCAATATTCTTAACGATACTTGCAAACGAAGACTTCCAAAAGGGATTGTACACAACAAGCTTTTTAATAAAAAATTTGGTGAAATAAGGAGTGTAATAATCATGAAAGAAATTACAGCATCGATGGCAGGGACAGTATTAAATATTTTTGCAGCTTCAGGTGATCAAGTAAATCCAGGCCAAGAAGTATTAATGCTGGAATCGATGAAAATGGAGATACCAATCGAAAGTGGAATCGAAGGAGTAGTCCAAAAAGTAAATGTCAATATCGGGGATTTCGTCAATGAAGGCGATGTTTTAATCGTTCTGGAATAGCATTTCTTAAAGGGGGAGCATGATGGCAGCGACTAATACGTTAAATGAGCAATTAAATGAAAATAGGAAAAAAATTGAAGCTGGCGGTCAGCCAAAATACCATGAAAAATTGAAAGAACAAAGAAAATTGTTTGTGCGTGACCGGTTAGCATTATTATTCGATGAGGGAAAATATGAAGAGGATGGGAAATTTGCCAACTTTCAGGCTGGTAATCTACCCGCCGATGGTGTCATAACGGCAATCGGTAAAATTAATGGGCAGACTGTATGTGTCATGGCCAATGATTCGACGATTAAAGCAGGTTCCTGGGGGGCACGAACCGTTGAAAAAATAATCCGGATTCAAGAAACAGCGGAAAAGTTAAAGGTTCCATTATTTTATCTTGTCGATTCTGCAGGTGCGAGAATCACCGACCAATTAGAGATGTTTCCAAATCGACGCGGGGCAGGGAAAATCTTTCATAATCAAGTAAAGCTCTCCGGAATGATTCCGCAAGTTTGTATTCTGTTTGGCCCTTCTGCAGCCGGAGGAGCGTACATCCCGGCATTTTGTGATATTGTCATCATGGTTGATCAAAACGCTTCGATGTATTTGGGTTCACCACGCATGGCGGAAAAGGTGATTGGGGAAAAGGTAACACTCGAAGAAATGGGTGGTGCCCGTATGCACTGTACCATTAGTGGCTGCGGCGATGTTCTAGCCGCTAGTGAGGAAGAGGCAATTGCATCAGCCAAAACATACATTAGCTATTTTCCCGCCAGCTTTAAGGACAAATCAAAAATAACTGAGGGCGAGGCTGCAAAGGAGGGCCGTGAACTGGAAGCCATTATTCCGGAAAACCAAAATGCCCCTTTTGATATGAAAGAATGTATCGACCGACTAGTAGACAATGCTAGCTTTTATGAAATAAAAAAATTATTTGCACCAGAATTAATAACAGGATTAGCTAGAATAAATGGAAGAGCTATTGGGATCATTGCTAATCAGCCAAAGGTTAAAGGCGGGGTTTTATTTGTCGATTCAGCTGATAAAGCAGCAAAATTCATCCAGCTCTGCGATGCTTTCCATATTCCATTATTATTCCTGGCAGATGTCCCCGGATTTATGATTGGTACAAAAGTAGAACGGGCCGGTATTATCCGTCACGGTGCAAAATTGATAGCAGCCATGAGTTCGGCAACAGTACCGAAAATCTCGGTAATTGTTAGAAAAGCGTATGGTGCAGGACTATATGCGATGGCTGGTCCCGCGTTTGAACCTGATTGCTGTATCGCTCTTCCTACTGCTCAAATCGCTGTGATGGGTCCGGAAGCAGCAGTAAATGCTGTATATTCGAATAAAATTAATGAAATTGATGATCCAAAAGAAAGAATTGCCTATGTTCAAGAAAAACATAAAGAATATAAAGAACATATCGACATATACAAACTGGCATCAGAGCTAATCGTCGATGAAATTGTGGCACCATCTGAATTAAGAGATGTGCTTATACAGCGATTTGCTTATTATGAAACAAAAGAATTAACCTTTAGTGTCAGAAAGCATCCCGTTTATCCAGTATAAAAAAACATGCCCTTTTCGATTTTTATCGAAAAGGGTTATTTTTTTAAGAAAACCTACTAACCAATTACCAATTGCATCTGATAAAATAACGTATAATAGATGACTAAAATGAGGGATTACCATGAAGGTTGGAATAATTGGTGCTGGTTCAATTGGATTATTATTTGCATCCTACATTAGTAAAGTATTTGAGGTAACGATTTACACGAGGACAACGGAGCAGGCAGACGAGATTAATCAAAATGGCATCTTGCTGCGTAAAGGAGGAGAGGAACGAATCGCTTTGGTCAGAGCTATGCCAATGACAACTTGGGAAGGATCTGAAGAGTTAACCATTATTGCTGTCAAACAATATCAACTTCCAGCGATTATCGAGAAGCTGGGCCAAGTAACTGTCGTTCTTGAAAATATGTTATTTCTACAAAATGGAATGGGTCATTTAAAGCTGCTTGAAGATATCAGGGTAAATAATTTAATTCTTGGATCGGTTGAACATGGAGCCTTAAGAGAAAATTCGTATACCGTAAGCCATAATGGTGAAGGGGTAACAAATGCAGCCGTTTTCCGAGGGGAAACTGCACCGTTCCAGCAATTTATTGCAGTTATGCCTTCCGAGTTTCCATTTGTTTTTCAAGAGAATTATCATGAGATGCTTGTAAAAAAACTAATTGTCAACGCAGTCATAAATCCATTGACTGCCATCCTTCAAGTGAAAAATGGGAAATTAATTGAAAATCAGTTTTATTTTCATGCAGTAAAAAAGCTGTTTACGGAAATTTCCTTCATTTTGGACTTAAAACGCCCGGAGGATGAGCTAATGCTAGTTGTTGATATTTGTAAAAAGACGGCCGACAACCGCTCTTCGATGCTAAAAGATCTTGAAGCAAATAGGTTGACAGAAGTAGATGCCATTTTAGGATTTTTAATAGAAAAAGCAAAGAAACAGGATAAGAAGGCTCCTCAAATCGA encodes:
- a CDS encoding patatin-like phospholipase family protein → MEHPKIGLALGSGGARGFAHLGVIMALTEAGIPIHLIAGSSMGALVASFYGAGIDLDRLYKLSTAFKRKYFLDFTVPKMGFIAGKKIKEFIKVFTHGKNIEELSLPISIVATDLLTGEKVIFQKGPVAEAVRASISIPGIFVPERYNGRILVDGGVADRVPISVAKDMGADIVIAVDVSRVKRNAEITTIYDVIMQSIDIMQSEIINSREIAADVMIRPPVEMYSSRAFTHHEEIINIGKEETKKQLQQIETVIEQWKGKH
- the rsmD gene encoding 16S rRNA (guanine(966)-N(2))-methyltransferase RsmD; this encodes MRVVSGICKGRPLKAVPGNSTRPTTDKVKEALFNMIGPYFDGGIGLDLFAGSGGLGLEALSRGFEKVIFIDRDAKAIQVIHENIKACKFEEKTEVYRNDADRAVKALIKRAIRFDYIFLDPPYKKQQLVSLMEKMDQQDLVKTNGIVVCEHGHDVDLPKTVGRFTEIKHEQYGIIAVTIYVRNRELGGVKRGKYSRLSREL
- a CDS encoding YlbG family protein, whose protein sequence is MFVQRQGLVVWLYSLKQAKMLRRFGNVHYVSKKLKYVVLYCNQEDVEGIMEKLNSFSFVKKVEPSYKPFLRMEYENSAPDKAKEYDYKMGI
- a CDS encoding SepM family pheromone-processing serine protease; the encoded protein is MRKKIYIGSILLTALILIGGMYYSLPFYVSKPGMAKELGPIITVEGGYKDEGNFMLTTVRMGRANIYSYLEAKLLKYEEIYPLEMILYKKETEEEYNARQLHLMAGSKLNAIDVAYRKAGLSVDYKYKGIYVVQVVPGMPAEGKLRAGDRIFKVDGHQFPSSEKFIEYVGKKQVGEKVTLTYARNKKTDDVTLSLQPFKSDPGKIGIGISLVDDKEIIVDPKVKVKTDEIGGPSAGLMFSLEIYNQLTHEDLTRGYQIAGTGTIDEKGLVGPIGGIEQKIVAADKAGADIFLAPNENGAKNSNFRAAVKTAHDIHTNMKIVPIDTFDEAVDYLEKLNEK
- the coaD gene encoding pantetheine-phosphate adenylyltransferase, with product MASIAVCPGSFDPITYGHLDIIRRGAKVFDRVYVSVMNNSAKNPLFSVEERIHLIEAVTKDLPNVKVDEHSGLLVDYAKAVNANAIIRGLRAVSDFEYEMQITSMNRVLNENIETFFIMTNNQYSFLSSSIVKEVAKYNGDISSLVPPIVEKELHKKFKR
- the ylbJ gene encoding sporulation integral membrane protein YlbJ; amino-acid sequence: MFRSRLKTIFLSVSVTILAASLISYPQESFEASIRGLNMWWEIVFPSLLPFFIVSEMLIGFGVVKFIGVLLEPFMRPLFKVPGVGGFVWAMGMASGFPAGAKFTARLRQEGQLTRTEAERLVSFTNSSNPLFIFGAVSVGFFYNADLGILLALAHYLGNICVGIIMRFYGKDSPDEGSEKKKKFKIRSALSALHQTRLKDNRPIGKLLGDAVNSSIQTLLMVGGFIIVFSVINKLLYHLHITATLAKLVEVLLKALTFPDMLSIPFISGLFEITLGSQLTSQVQDATLLQKAMITSFILGFSGFSVQAQVASILAQTDIRFQPFFIARIIHGIFASIFVLILWKPIYLHFNSKEQPSNAMPVGFFEDGSWANQFYHQLIELGPLITIVSLFVYVLLLFSRLKKS